A genomic stretch from Thermodesulfobacteriota bacterium includes:
- the folK gene encoding 2-amino-4-hydroxy-6-hydroxymethyldihydropteridine diphosphokinase, with translation MASAFIGIGSNLGNRVENCLKAVHEISAFAGISSVSSLYETEPVGRENQADFINCVVKAETDLSPSGLLVYLQSIEHKFGRAPEEKWGPRIIDLDILLYDDSIIETEELTIPHPMMHLRRFVLLPLSEVARDLVHPVLNVPVSKLLDDLKDTKRVVRLGEFAIKNE, from the coding sequence ATGGCATCGGCATTCATAGGAATAGGCTCGAACCTGGGAAACAGGGTGGAGAACTGCCTCAAGGCCGTTCATGAAATTTCCGCCTTTGCCGGCATCTCCTCCGTATCCTCCTTGTATGAGACCGAGCCGGTAGGCCGGGAAAACCAAGCTGATTTCATTAACTGTGTGGTAAAAGCCGAGACCGACCTCTCCCCTTCCGGTCTTCTGGTTTATCTTCAATCTATCGAGCATAAGTTTGGCAGGGCACCGGAAGAAAAATGGGGGCCCAGGATAATTGACCTCGATATTCTCCTTTATGATGACTCGATAATCGAGACCGAGGAATTAACCATACCTCATCCGATGATGCATCTAAGAAGATTTGTCCTTTTACCCCTGAGCGAGGTCGCCCGAGACCTGGTTCACCCGGTTTTAAATGTTCCTGTCTCGAAGCTACTGGACGACCTGAAAGACACAAAGCGTGTGGTAAGGCTGGGAGAGTTCGCCATAAAAAACGAATAG